One bacterium genomic window, CCGAAAATGAGATCGAAATCACCGAACGGATCGAATTCACCAAAAAATGACCGGTGGCGGGCGATTTTCAGGTAATTGTCACGGTATATGGCTTTTGTGCCGCACAGCGTATCCTTGAACCGCTGCCCCAGAACGAACGAAAAAGCCAGGGCAAAAAATTTGTTTCCGAGAAGATTGAGAAAGCGCATAGCCTGTTTTTCCATGGGATATACGAGTCTGCTCCCGTTGATGAATTCGCCTTTCCCGTCGAGCAAAGCCTGATAGAACCGTGGTAAATCTTCCGGAGGGACTGTCATATCCGCATCGAGTATCATGAGAATATCCTTCGTTGCGAGCTCGAAACCTTTCCGTACTGCATCGCCTTTGCCTTTTCCGTCCTGACGGGCAGCGATGATATTCATTCCGTCGGGCGTGCTATCGCGCACTTCGCATATCTTCTCCCATGTTGCATCGGTCGAATGACCCTCGACAAAAATCAGCTCGTCCCCGGGACCCATGCGGGGAAGACGACGCAGAATGTGTTCGATATTCCCCGCTTCGTTACGGGCCGGAACGATAACCGAGACACTCGGAGCTGCCACGGGGGCATGATTATTTCCGCGACGGACCGGCCGAGCGACAAGGATGTGAATGAGATTGAAAATTCGGAAAAAAGGCAGCGGAGAAAGATACCGGTTCACCAGGAAACTGATAACGGGAATATAAAATGGAATAAGCACTCTGCATTCGGTCCTGACCGGTTCGAAATCGGATAAAAGAAGAAAATTGCTCATGTCTTCCGGTGAAACCCAGTTTGCCTCGGGAAGCTTCGAACGTAACCCCAGCCGTGTCGCAAGCAGCATGAACGGTTTCCAGAGAAAGCTGTAATATGTAATGATGATGCGGGTATTCTCGGAGCAGTATTGATGGATATCGTCAAGAAACGCCTGAATA contains:
- a CDS encoding glycosyltransferase family 2 protein, with the protein product MKKYFYSLLYRYLSVHIMPDDTVMEVNPKSDILSRKFPHSSVFFTGNAVDRDVGYHADEGNPGNVKPDYILLNGILHFEPDIQAFLDDIHQYCSENTRIIITYYSFLWKPFMLLATRLGLRSKLPEANWVSPEDMSNFLLLSDFEPVRTECRVLIPFYIPVISFLVNRYLSPLPFFRIFNLIHILVARPVRRGNNHAPVAAPSVSVIVPARNEAGNIEHILRRLPRMGPGDELIFVEGHSTDATWEKICEVRDSTPDGMNIIAARQDGKGKGDAVRKGFELATKDILMILDADMTVPPEDLPRFYQALLDGKGEFINGSRLVYPMEKQAMRFLNLLGNKFFALAFSFVLGQRFKDTLCGTKAIYRDNYLKIARHRSFFGEFDPFGDFDLIFG